A section of the Streptomyces sp. NBC_01363 genome encodes:
- a CDS encoding ATP-binding protein — protein MPPDVPLPASWRIALPHSTAAVPIARALIRTALADIDAPADTDTAELLTAELVANAVEHTRSDEPIELVVELLPSGCQVEVHDRDPAPPGGLSFSRPGGEPDPWQEHGRGLLLIRTLSSSCGHRTTEHGKAVWFTLPSLAPQS, from the coding sequence GTGCCCCCCGATGTCCCTCTCCCCGCCTCCTGGCGAATCGCGCTACCGCATTCGACGGCGGCCGTACCGATTGCCCGCGCCCTGATCCGTACCGCACTCGCGGACATCGACGCACCGGCCGACACCGACACCGCCGAGCTCCTCACCGCGGAGCTGGTCGCCAACGCGGTCGAGCACACCCGCAGCGACGAGCCGATCGAGCTGGTCGTGGAGCTCCTGCCGAGCGGCTGCCAGGTCGAGGTGCACGACCGCGACCCCGCCCCGCCGGGCGGTCTCTCCTTCTCCCGGCCCGGCGGCGAGCCGGACCCCTGGCAGGAACACGGCCGGGGTCTGCTGCTGATCCGGACGCTCAGCTCGTCCTGCGGCCACCGCACCACGGAGCACGGCAAGGCCGTGTGGTTCACCCTGCCGTCCCTCGCGCCTCAGAGCTGA
- a CDS encoding enoyl-CoA hydratase family protein, with protein sequence MSPFPSSAPHTDDWRHLRLTTDDGVATVTLARPEKLNALTFGAYADLRDLLAELSRERSVRALVLAGEGRGFCSGGDVDNIIGATLAMDTAQLLDFNRMTGQVVRALRETPFPVIAAVHGVAAGAGAVLALAADFRIADPSARFAFLFTKVGLSGGDMGAAYLLPRVVGLGHATRLLMLGEPVRAPEAERIGLISELTEEGRADVRAAALARRLADGPALALAQTKALLTAELDMPLAAAVEMDAATQALLMHGEDYAEFHAAFTEKRPPKWRGR encoded by the coding sequence ATGAGCCCGTTTCCCAGCTCCGCCCCGCACACGGACGACTGGCGCCATCTGCGGCTGACGACGGACGACGGGGTTGCCACCGTCACGCTCGCCCGGCCCGAGAAACTCAACGCGCTCACCTTCGGCGCCTACGCCGATCTGCGCGACCTGCTTGCCGAACTGTCCCGCGAACGCAGCGTGCGCGCTCTGGTGCTCGCGGGGGAGGGCCGCGGATTCTGCTCCGGCGGAGATGTCGACAACATCATCGGCGCGACACTCGCCATGGACACCGCCCAGCTCCTCGATTTCAATCGCATGACCGGACAGGTGGTGCGAGCCCTTCGTGAAACCCCCTTCCCCGTCATCGCCGCCGTACACGGGGTGGCGGCGGGCGCCGGGGCGGTGCTCGCGCTGGCCGCGGACTTCCGGATCGCCGATCCGTCGGCCCGTTTCGCCTTCCTGTTCACCAAGGTCGGCCTCTCCGGCGGCGACATGGGCGCCGCCTACCTGCTGCCGCGCGTCGTCGGCCTCGGCCATGCCACCCGATTGCTGATGCTCGGCGAACCGGTCCGCGCACCCGAAGCGGAACGTATCGGACTGATCAGCGAACTGACCGAAGAGGGCCGGGCCGATGTACGCGCGGCGGCGCTCGCCCGTCGCCTCGCCGACGGACCGGCCCTCGCCCTCGCCCAGACCAAGGCCCTGCTCACCGCCGAACTCGACATGCCGCTCGCCGCCGCGGTCGAGATGGACGCCGCCACCCAGGCCCTGCTGATGCACGGCGAGGACTACGCGGAATTCCATGCCGCCTTCACCGAGAAGCGGCCACCGAAGTGGCGGGGCCGGTAG
- a CDS encoding bifunctional salicylyl-CoA 5-hydroxylase/oxidoreductase, with amino-acid sequence MPPETAPSGAARTGVKRIAVIGGGPGGLYAAALLKRLDPEREITVWERNAPEDTFGFGVVLSDETLGGIEHADPVVYRALQDEFVRWDDIDIVHRGVTQTSGGHGFAALGRRRLLRILHDRCESLGVRLRFRTGAPPAAELAASHDLVIAADGVHSLTRTAHADTFGPRLTTHRCRYIWLAADFALDAFRFEIAETAYGVMQLHGYPFSADASTVIVEMREEVWRAAGFDTCDAEHSTLRCAKIFTEALGGRPLRSNNSSWLTFRTVVNDHWSHGNTVLIGDAAHTAHFSIGSGTKLAVEDALALAACIEEQPDLPTALAAYEAERRPVVESTQRAAAASLRWFEELATYVDQPPRQFAFNLLTRSRRVTHDNLRLRDASFTAAVEEEFGCAPGVPPMFTPLRLRGLELRNRVVVSPMDMYSAVDGVPGDFHLVHLGARALGGAGLVMTEMVCVSAEGRITPGCTGLYTPEQAAAWTRITDFVHTGAPGTAIGVQLGHSGRKGSTRLMWEGIDQPLDHGNWPLTAASPIPYADGVNQVPHALDRAGLDAVREQFASAARRADHCGFDLLELHCAHGYLLSGFLSPLTNQRTDEYGGPLHNRLRFPLEVFDAIRADWPDDRPMTVRISATDWAEGGTTAEDAVEIARAFVAHGADAIDVSTGQVVPDERPEYGRSYQTPYADRIRNTLCVPVIAVGAISSWDDVNSLLLAGRADLCALARPHLYDPQWTLHAAAEQGYGGPGAPWPLPYRAGSRTPPTGRTDAPKPRLTLE; translated from the coding sequence ATGCCCCCCGAAACGGCCCCGTCCGGTGCGGCCCGGACCGGCGTGAAGCGCATCGCGGTCATCGGCGGCGGGCCCGGCGGGCTCTACGCCGCGGCCCTGCTCAAGCGGCTCGACCCGGAGCGCGAGATCACCGTCTGGGAGCGCAACGCCCCCGAGGACACCTTCGGCTTCGGCGTGGTCCTCTCCGACGAGACCCTCGGCGGCATCGAGCACGCCGACCCCGTCGTGTACCGGGCCCTCCAGGACGAATTCGTACGGTGGGACGACATCGACATCGTCCACCGGGGCGTCACCCAGACGTCCGGCGGCCACGGCTTCGCGGCGCTGGGCAGACGCAGGCTGCTGCGGATCCTGCACGACCGCTGCGAATCCCTCGGCGTACGCCTCCGCTTCCGCACCGGGGCGCCGCCGGCCGCAGAGCTGGCCGCCTCCCACGACCTGGTGATCGCCGCCGACGGTGTGCACAGCCTCACCCGTACCGCCCACGCCGACACCTTCGGTCCCCGCCTCACCACCCACCGCTGCCGCTACATCTGGCTCGCCGCCGACTTCGCCCTCGACGCCTTCCGCTTCGAGATCGCCGAGACCGCTTACGGGGTGATGCAGCTCCACGGCTACCCCTTCTCGGCCGACGCCTCCACCGTCATCGTCGAGATGCGCGAGGAGGTCTGGCGGGCCGCCGGATTCGACACCTGCGACGCGGAGCACTCGACCCTGCGGTGCGCCAAGATCTTCACCGAGGCGCTCGGCGGACGGCCGCTGCGCTCCAACAACTCCTCCTGGCTCACCTTCCGCACCGTCGTCAACGACCACTGGTCGCACGGCAACACCGTCCTCATCGGCGACGCCGCCCACACCGCGCACTTCTCCATCGGCTCCGGCACCAAACTCGCCGTCGAGGACGCCCTCGCCCTCGCCGCCTGCATCGAGGAACAGCCCGACCTGCCGACCGCACTGGCCGCGTACGAGGCCGAGCGCCGGCCGGTCGTCGAATCGACCCAGCGGGCCGCCGCGGCCAGCCTGCGCTGGTTCGAGGAGCTCGCCACCTACGTCGACCAGCCGCCCCGCCAGTTCGCCTTCAACCTCCTCACCCGCAGCCGCCGCGTCACCCACGACAATCTGCGGCTGCGCGACGCCTCCTTCACCGCCGCCGTCGAGGAGGAGTTCGGCTGCGCCCCGGGCGTCCCGCCGATGTTCACCCCGCTCCGACTGCGCGGCCTCGAACTGCGCAACCGCGTCGTCGTCTCACCCATGGACATGTACTCGGCCGTCGACGGCGTCCCCGGCGACTTCCACCTCGTGCACCTGGGCGCACGCGCGCTCGGCGGTGCCGGTCTCGTCATGACGGAGATGGTGTGCGTCAGCGCCGAGGGCCGCATCACCCCCGGCTGCACCGGGCTCTACACCCCCGAACAGGCCGCCGCCTGGACCCGGATCACCGACTTCGTCCACACGGGCGCGCCCGGTACGGCCATCGGCGTGCAACTCGGCCACTCCGGACGCAAGGGCTCCACCAGACTGATGTGGGAGGGCATCGACCAGCCCCTCGACCACGGCAACTGGCCGCTCACCGCCGCCTCCCCGATACCGTACGCGGACGGCGTCAACCAGGTCCCGCACGCCCTGGACCGCGCCGGGCTCGACGCCGTGCGCGAACAGTTCGCCTCGGCGGCCCGGCGCGCCGACCACTGCGGCTTCGACCTGCTCGAACTCCACTGCGCCCACGGCTACCTGCTCTCCGGATTCCTCTCGCCGCTCACCAACCAGCGCACCGACGAGTACGGCGGACCACTGCACAACCGGCTCCGCTTCCCCCTCGAAGTCTTCGACGCGATCCGCGCCGACTGGCCCGACGACCGGCCCATGACCGTCCGGATCTCCGCCACCGACTGGGCCGAGGGCGGCACCACGGCCGAGGACGCCGTCGAGATCGCCCGCGCCTTCGTCGCCCACGGGGCCGACGCCATCGACGTCTCCACCGGCCAGGTCGTCCCCGACGAGCGCCCCGAGTACGGCCGCTCCTACCAGACCCCGTACGCGGACCGGATCCGCAACACCCTGTGCGTGCCCGTCATCGCGGTCGGCGCGATCTCCTCCTGGGACGACGTCAACTCGCTGCTGCTCGCGGGCCGGGCCGACCTCTGCGCCCTGGCCCGCCCCCACCTCTACGACCCGCAGTGGACCCTGCACGCGGCGGCCGAGCAGGGCTACGGCGGACCGGGCGCGCCCTGGCCGCTGCCGTACCGCGCGGGCAGCCGCACCCCGCCGACGGGCCGCACGGACGCACCGAAGCCCCGGCTCACCCTGGAGTGA
- a CDS encoding GNAT family N-acetyltransferase produces MPWTFTDDVDAFLDAAGASLAARPAENTLILTVTETLRLRGPHAYGDAAPLLGWWRGADGEVSGTLVRTPPYPPMLGSVVPEAIGPLAAALPLTRVNADRATAEALAAAWPGHRVDEEQRLYRLATLIPPSPAPSGRPRTAVAADRKLLLSWHHAFADEIGQSGAHVERLVDDRTASGGLTLWEDGGTPVSMAGVSPRLAGMVRIVTVYTPPEHRGRGYAAAVTAEISRAAREAGAQEVLLFTDLANPTSNGVYRRIGYRPVSDRLLISVVER; encoded by the coding sequence ATGCCCTGGACCTTCACCGATGACGTCGACGCGTTCCTCGACGCGGCCGGCGCCTCGCTGGCCGCCCGGCCCGCCGAGAACACCCTGATCCTGACCGTCACCGAGACCCTCCGGCTGCGCGGCCCGCACGCCTACGGCGACGCCGCCCCGCTGCTGGGCTGGTGGCGCGGGGCGGACGGCGAGGTCTCCGGGACGCTGGTGCGGACCCCGCCGTATCCACCGATGCTGGGGTCCGTTGTCCCGGAGGCGATCGGTCCGCTGGCCGCCGCGCTCCCCCTGACCCGGGTCAACGCGGACCGGGCCACCGCAGAGGCGCTCGCCGCCGCCTGGCCCGGCCACCGCGTCGACGAGGAGCAGCGGCTCTACCGGCTGGCGACGCTGATCCCGCCCTCCCCCGCGCCCTCGGGACGGCCCAGGACTGCCGTCGCCGCCGACCGGAAGCTGTTGCTGAGCTGGCACCACGCCTTCGCCGACGAGATCGGCCAGTCCGGCGCCCATGTCGAGCGGCTGGTCGACGACCGTACGGCCTCCGGCGGGCTGACGCTCTGGGAGGACGGCGGCACCCCGGTGTCGATGGCGGGCGTCTCCCCGAGGCTCGCGGGCATGGTGCGGATCGTGACGGTCTACACCCCGCCGGAGCACCGTGGCCGGGGCTACGCGGCCGCGGTGACGGCGGAGATCAGCCGGGCCGCGCGGGAGGCCGGTGCGCAGGAGGTGCTGCTCTTCACCGACCTCGCGAACCCCACCAGCAACGGCGTGTACCGGCGCATCGGCTACCGGCCGGTCTCGGACCGGCTGCTGATCAGCGTGGTGGAGCGGTGA
- a CDS encoding AMP-binding protein — protein sequence MDPKTSAHLDTFAREHLPPQDEWPELLFDLPELRYPDRLNCAAELLDRTTDRFGPDRPAFRTSDGAVWSYGELRERVDRIAHVLTSDLGVVPGNRVLLRGPTTPRLAACWLAVLKAGAIAVTVLDRQRSAELSTICSIARVSHALCDVRAVDDLVKAEVPGLRITVYGGDAPDDLLRLAEARSGPYRAVDTAADDVALIAFTSGTTGRPKGCMHFHRDVLAIADTFSAQVLRPTPDDVFAGSPPLGFTFGLGGLVVFPLRAGASALLLEQSGPAQLLPALAAHRVSVLFTAPTAYRVMLDHIDDHDLGALRRCVSAGENLPVATWHAWHERTGLRIINGIGATELLHIFVSAADDAIRPGTTGVPVPGWQARVLDREGRPVPDGEPGLLAVRGPVGCRYLADERQRDYVAHGWNLTGDTYVRDADGYFRYVARADDMIISSGYNIAGPEVEDALLHHPSVAEAAVVGRADELRGQIVVAYVVLREGAVTSADELRAHVKSELATHKCPRVIEFLPALPRTATGKLQRFRLRNDD from the coding sequence ATGGACCCGAAGACCTCAGCGCACCTCGACACCTTCGCCAGGGAGCACCTGCCACCCCAGGACGAGTGGCCGGAACTGCTCTTCGACCTTCCCGAACTGCGCTATCCGGACCGCCTCAACTGCGCGGCGGAACTACTGGACCGCACGACCGACCGCTTCGGCCCCGACCGCCCCGCCTTCCGCACCTCCGACGGCGCGGTCTGGAGCTACGGGGAGCTGCGGGAGCGGGTGGACCGGATCGCCCATGTCCTCACCTCCGACCTGGGGGTCGTCCCCGGCAACCGCGTCCTGCTGCGCGGCCCCACCACACCCCGTCTGGCCGCCTGCTGGCTCGCGGTGCTGAAGGCGGGCGCCATCGCCGTCACGGTGCTGGACCGGCAGCGGTCCGCCGAACTCTCCACCATCTGCTCCATCGCCCGGGTGAGTCACGCACTGTGCGACGTCCGGGCGGTCGACGACCTGGTGAAGGCCGAGGTGCCGGGGCTGCGGATCACGGTGTACGGAGGTGACGCCCCGGACGATCTGCTGCGCCTGGCCGAGGCCAGGAGCGGGCCGTACCGCGCCGTGGACACGGCGGCGGACGATGTCGCGCTGATCGCGTTCACCTCGGGCACCACCGGACGCCCGAAGGGCTGTATGCACTTCCACCGGGATGTGCTCGCCATCGCCGACACCTTCTCGGCCCAGGTGCTCCGGCCCACTCCCGACGACGTGTTCGCGGGCAGTCCGCCGCTCGGCTTCACCTTCGGGCTCGGCGGACTGGTGGTCTTCCCGCTGCGGGCCGGGGCCAGTGCCCTGCTGCTCGAACAGTCCGGCCCGGCGCAGTTGCTGCCCGCGCTCGCCGCCCACCGGGTCTCGGTGCTGTTCACCGCGCCGACCGCCTACCGCGTGATGCTCGACCACATCGACGACCACGATCTCGGCGCGCTGCGACGCTGCGTCTCGGCCGGGGAGAACCTTCCGGTGGCCACCTGGCACGCGTGGCACGAGCGGACGGGGCTGCGCATCATCAACGGCATCGGCGCCACCGAGCTGCTGCACATCTTCGTCTCGGCCGCCGACGACGCGATCCGCCCCGGCACCACCGGAGTCCCCGTGCCCGGCTGGCAGGCCCGGGTGCTGGACCGCGAGGGCCGGCCGGTGCCGGACGGGGAACCCGGGCTCCTCGCCGTACGCGGCCCGGTCGGCTGCCGCTATCTCGCCGACGAGCGCCAGCGGGACTACGTCGCGCACGGCTGGAACCTCACCGGCGACACCTATGTGCGCGACGCGGACGGCTACTTCCGCTACGTGGCCCGCGCCGACGACATGATCATCTCCTCCGGCTACAACATCGCGGGCCCCGAGGTCGAGGACGCCCTGCTGCACCACCCCTCGGTGGCCGAGGCGGCCGTGGTGGGCCGGGCGGACGAGCTGCGCGGCCAGATCGTGGTGGCGTACGTGGTGCTGCGCGAGGGCGCGGTGACGTCGGCCGACGAGCTGCGCGCCCACGTGAAGAGCGAGCTGGCCACGCACAAGTGCCCGCGCGTCATCGAGTTCCTGCCCGCTCTCCCCCGCACCGCCACCGGCAAGCTCCAGCGTTTCCGGTTGCGGAACGACGACTGA
- a CDS encoding acyl-CoA dehydrogenase family protein: MTAFSLDPAQTAWCEELRTLAEQQLRPLAEKGDPGHVNRPLIAALGESGLLDRMLNSGALDLCLLRESLARGCTEAETALALQGLGTHPLVRSGTPAHRERWLPEVRAGRAVAAFALSEPGAGSDAAALALNAEHTPGGWRLTGEKCWISNAPEADFYTVFARTAQGAGSRGVTAFLVPADRPGLTGTALDMLSPHPIGALDFDGVPVTPDDVLGEPDRGFRVAMDTLNLFRPSVGAFAVGMARAALDATVEHTAHRTAFGGPLKDLQAVSHQVAEMATRTEAARLLVYAAAAAYDAGESGVPRRAAMAKLYATETAQYVVDTAVQLHGARALRRGHLLEHLYREVRAPRIYEGASEVQRTIIAKELYASREASV, encoded by the coding sequence ATGACGGCATTCTCGCTCGATCCGGCACAAACCGCCTGGTGTGAAGAGCTGAGGACCCTTGCCGAGCAGCAACTGCGCCCCCTCGCGGAGAAGGGCGACCCCGGCCATGTCAACCGCCCGCTGATCGCCGCACTCGGCGAATCGGGCCTCCTCGACCGGATGCTGAACTCCGGCGCCCTCGATCTCTGCCTGCTCCGCGAGTCCCTGGCACGCGGCTGCACGGAGGCCGAGACCGCGCTGGCCCTCCAGGGCCTCGGCACTCACCCCCTGGTCCGTTCGGGCACCCCGGCCCACCGCGAACGCTGGCTCCCCGAGGTGCGCGCGGGCCGCGCCGTCGCCGCCTTCGCGCTCAGCGAGCCGGGCGCGGGCTCCGACGCGGCGGCCCTCGCCCTGAACGCCGAACACACCCCCGGCGGCTGGCGGCTGACCGGCGAGAAGTGCTGGATCTCCAACGCGCCCGAGGCCGACTTCTACACCGTGTTCGCCCGCACGGCCCAGGGCGCCGGCTCCCGCGGCGTCACCGCGTTCCTGGTCCCCGCCGACCGCCCCGGACTGACCGGTACCGCCCTCGACATGCTCTCGCCGCATCCCATCGGGGCCCTGGACTTCGACGGTGTCCCGGTCACCCCCGACGACGTCCTCGGCGAACCGGACCGGGGCTTCCGGGTGGCCATGGACACCCTCAACCTGTTCCGCCCCAGCGTCGGCGCGTTCGCCGTCGGCATGGCCCGCGCCGCCCTCGACGCCACGGTGGAACACACCGCCCACCGCACCGCGTTCGGCGGCCCGCTGAAGGACCTCCAGGCGGTCTCCCACCAGGTCGCCGAAATGGCGACCCGCACCGAGGCCGCCCGGCTCCTGGTGTACGCGGCCGCCGCCGCGTACGACGCGGGGGAGTCCGGCGTGCCGCGCCGGGCCGCCATGGCGAAGCTGTACGCCACCGAGACCGCGCAGTACGTCGTCGACACCGCCGTCCAACTGCACGGCGCCCGAGCCCTGCGCCGCGGCCACCTCCTCGAACACCTCTACCGTGAGGTCCGCGCGCCACGGATCTACGAGGGCGCCAGCGAGGTCCAGCGCACGATCATCGCCAAGGAGCTGTACGCGAGCCGGGAGGCGTCCGTATGA
- a CDS encoding RidA family protein — translation MSPVHRINPVELSPPTGFSHAVTVTGGQLVFLAGQTALDQDGKVVGDDLPDQFATALTNLLTALRAAGGAPADLARVTVYATDVADYRERAAELGRIWRQLAGRDYPAMAVIGVARLWDEQALVEIDGVAVLP, via the coding sequence ATGAGTCCGGTCCACCGGATCAACCCCGTCGAGCTGTCCCCGCCCACGGGCTTCTCGCACGCCGTCACGGTCACCGGCGGCCAACTGGTCTTCCTGGCCGGGCAGACCGCCCTCGACCAGGACGGCAAGGTCGTCGGTGACGATCTGCCCGATCAGTTCGCGACGGCGCTCACCAATCTGCTCACCGCGCTGCGCGCGGCGGGCGGCGCTCCCGCGGACCTCGCCCGGGTCACCGTGTACGCCACCGATGTGGCCGACTACCGCGAACGGGCCGCCGAACTGGGCCGGATCTGGCGGCAGTTGGCAGGTCGCGACTATCCGGCGATGGCGGTCATCGGGGTGGCCAGGCTCTGGGACGAGCAGGCCCTGGTGGAGATCGACGGAGTGGCGGTACTGCCCTGA
- a CDS encoding FAD-dependent monooxygenase, giving the protein MATPLRVLIHGGGIGGLTLATALARRGHTVEVAELRDELDALGVGIIQPSNALHVMREIGALDDCLEAGFEWEILTIADPAGNTLAEIPQPRMGDAPSNNGIPRPALARVLNSAAVGAGAEIRFGTTITELTDDGSGVDVTLSDGSSGRWDLVVGFDGIGSPLRTRLYGDRYTPEYTGFANWRVTVPRQPRVRGVVMGTAGKEAKALLTPITEELMYLGAVFAESEDFRPDPERAHEQLTERLAMFSGPVAEALATVTDPASVVYSRISQVTVEEPWHVGRVVLAGDAAHASTPHIAQGAAMAVEDALVLAESLDAEAEVAAALDAWEARRRPRAMWVQAMSRAVLKQETGNETTPEEDELLKVGIPGAAHVLVKPY; this is encoded by the coding sequence ATGGCAACACCCCTGCGCGTCCTGATTCACGGCGGCGGCATCGGCGGGCTCACCCTCGCCACCGCGCTGGCCCGGCGCGGTCACACCGTCGAGGTCGCCGAGCTCCGTGACGAGCTGGACGCGCTCGGCGTCGGCATCATCCAGCCGTCCAACGCCCTCCACGTCATGCGGGAGATCGGGGCCCTGGACGACTGCCTGGAGGCGGGCTTCGAGTGGGAGATCCTGACCATCGCCGACCCGGCCGGCAACACGCTCGCCGAGATACCCCAGCCGCGGATGGGCGACGCCCCCTCGAACAACGGCATCCCGCGCCCCGCCCTCGCCCGGGTGCTGAACTCCGCCGCCGTCGGCGCGGGTGCGGAGATCCGCTTCGGCACCACGATCACCGAGCTGACCGACGACGGCTCCGGCGTGGACGTCACCCTGTCCGACGGCTCCTCGGGCCGCTGGGACCTGGTGGTCGGCTTCGACGGCATCGGTTCGCCGCTGCGCACCCGGCTCTACGGGGACCGCTACACCCCCGAGTACACCGGCTTCGCGAACTGGCGGGTGACGGTTCCCCGCCAGCCCCGGGTGCGGGGCGTGGTGATGGGCACCGCGGGCAAGGAGGCCAAGGCGCTGCTCACCCCGATCACCGAGGAACTGATGTACCTGGGTGCGGTGTTCGCGGAGTCCGAGGACTTCCGGCCGGACCCGGAGCGGGCCCATGAGCAGCTCACGGAGCGGCTGGCGATGTTCTCCGGGCCGGTCGCCGAGGCGCTCGCCACCGTCACCGACCCGGCCTCGGTGGTGTACTCGCGGATCTCCCAGGTGACCGTCGAGGAGCCGTGGCACGTCGGCCGGGTCGTCCTGGCCGGTGACGCCGCGCACGCCTCCACCCCGCACATCGCGCAGGGCGCGGCGATGGCCGTCGAGGACGCGCTGGTGCTCGCCGAGTCGCTGGACGCCGAGGCCGAGGTGGCCGCGGCTCTCGACGCGTGGGAGGCACGCCGGCGCCCCCGGGCCATGTGGGTGCAGGCCATGTCGCGTGCGGTGCTCAAGCAGGAGACGGGCAACGAGACGACGCCCGAGGAGGACGAGCTGCTGAAGGTCGGCATTCCGGGCGCGGCGCACGTGCTGGTGAAGCCGTACTGA
- a CDS encoding ATP/GTP-binding protein has protein sequence MTSSQAASAAVKILIAGGFGVGKTTMVGAVSEVAPLRTEEYLTKASIGVDDLAGIGDKDTTTVALDFGRITVSSELVVYLFGTPGQERFWFMWNDLVNGALGGVVIADTRRLETSFASIDFFESRDIPFVVAINCFHGHNTRTPDEIRTALDLDPHVPLLIGDVRERPFGRDVLLALVDHLMSLPVAAG, from the coding sequence ATGACAAGCAGTCAGGCGGCTTCCGCCGCCGTCAAGATCCTCATCGCCGGAGGTTTCGGCGTCGGCAAGACCACCATGGTGGGCGCGGTCAGCGAGGTCGCCCCGCTGCGCACCGAGGAGTACCTGACCAAGGCCAGCATCGGTGTCGACGACCTCGCCGGTATCGGCGACAAGGACACCACCACCGTGGCCCTGGACTTCGGGCGGATCACGGTCAGTTCCGAGCTGGTGGTCTACCTCTTCGGCACCCCCGGCCAGGAACGCTTCTGGTTCATGTGGAACGACCTGGTCAACGGGGCGCTCGGCGGTGTCGTGATCGCCGACACCCGCAGGCTGGAGACGAGTTTCGCCTCGATCGACTTCTTCGAGAGCCGGGACATCCCGTTCGTGGTCGCGATCAACTGCTTCCACGGCCACAACACCCGTACGCCGGACGAGATCAGGACAGCTCTCGACCTCGATCCGCATGTTCCGCTGCTGATCGGCGATGTCCGTGAGCGGCCGTTCGGCCGGGACGTGCTGCTGGCCCTGGTGGACCACCTGATGAGCCTGCCCGTCGCGGCCGGCTGA
- a CDS encoding DUF742 domain-containing protein: protein MVRPYTITRGRTAPERDDFSLITVLTTAQDPRDEHGAPILPGKLQPEHRLILERCRRPSAVAEVSCDLGLPVSVTKILLADLVAPGLLLARAPLSVARVAGGVDMGLLATVRDGLRRL from the coding sequence ATGGTGCGCCCGTACACCATCACCCGCGGCCGGACCGCTCCCGAGCGGGACGACTTCAGCCTCATCACCGTGCTCACGACCGCGCAGGACCCCCGGGACGAGCACGGTGCGCCGATCCTGCCGGGGAAGCTCCAGCCTGAGCACCGGCTGATCCTGGAGCGCTGCCGCCGCCCGTCCGCGGTCGCCGAGGTCTCGTGCGACCTCGGCCTCCCGGTGTCGGTGACCAAGATCCTGCTGGCCGACCTCGTCGCCCCGGGCCTGCTGCTGGCCCGTGCCCCGCTCTCGGTGGCGCGTGTGGCCGGCGGGGTCGACATGGGCCTGCTGGCCACCGTTCGTGACGGACTCCGGAGACTCTGA
- a CDS encoding roadblock/LC7 domain-containing protein, with product MTRTTATHQDLDWLLDGLVDSVAETRNAILLSDDGLVVSHSRTIERADAERLAAICTGQQSLARGVGQLFDGGSVHQVIVELNDLWLFIIAAAQGTHLAVIASQEVDAEIMSLAMHNLVQQVGQKLGTPARGEFDAFGTGDGQRA from the coding sequence ATGACACGCACAACTGCAACCCATCAGGATCTCGACTGGCTGCTCGACGGCCTGGTGGACTCGGTGGCCGAGACCCGGAACGCCATCCTGCTCTCCGACGACGGTCTGGTGGTGAGTCATTCGCGCACCATCGAGCGTGCAGACGCCGAGCGGCTGGCCGCCATCTGCACCGGCCAGCAGAGCCTGGCGCGCGGCGTCGGCCAGCTCTTCGACGGCGGCAGCGTGCACCAGGTCATCGTCGAGCTGAACGACCTCTGGCTCTTCATCATCGCGGCCGCCCAGGGCACCCACCTGGCCGTGATCGCCTCCCAGGAGGTGGATGCCGAGATCATGTCGCTCGCCATGCACAACCTCGTGCAGCAGGTCGGCCAGAAGCTCGGCACCCCGGCCCGCGGTGAGTTCGACGCCTTCGGCACCGGAGACGGACAGCGCGCGTGA